CTTCACCGGTCACCACCGCACCGTCTCCGCGACGACCATCCGCGCAGTGCTGGCGGCGCTCGGCGTCGTCGTCGACAGCGAGGACGACGTCGCCACCGCGCTGTCCGACGTCGAGCTCGCGCCGTGGCGCTCCGTCCTGCCCCCCAGCCTCGTGCTGCGGCAGAGCCGGGACCACGAGCTGGCCGTCCACGTCCCGGACGGGACCCCCGTGACCGTGCACGTGGCGCTCGAGGACGGGCAGCGCCGGGACCTCGAGCAGCTCCCGGTGTGGGTCGAGCCGCGCGACGTCGACGGCGTGCGCACCGGGCGTGCCACCTTCCGCATCCCCGCCGGGCTGCCGCTCGGCTGGCACGAGGTCGTCGCCGTCGTCGGCGAGGAGGAGCTGGCCCGCTGCACGCTCGCCGTGTCCCCGGACGCGCTCACCCCGCCGGCCGGGCTGCCCGAGCGCACGTGGGGCGTCATGGCCCAGCTGTACTCGGTGCGCTCGCGCGCGTCGTGGGGCGTCGGCGACCTCGCCGACCTCGCCGAGCTCGGCAGCTTCTTCGGGGACCAGGGCGCAGACTTCCTGCTCATCAACCCCCTCCACGCCGCCGAGCCGGTCGGCCCGATGACCCCCTCGCCCTACCTCCCGGTGACCCGGCGGTTCGTCAACCCGCTGTACATCCGCCCCGAGGACATCCGCGAGTGCGCCTACCTGCCGGGCCCGCAGCGCGCGCTCGTCGAGTGGGCGGCCGAGGAGGTCCGCGGCTCCGTCAGCGACCCCAGCCCCATCGACCGCGACGCCGCGTGGGCCGCCAAGCGCCAGGCGCTGGAGGTCATCTACGCCGCCGGCCGCTCACCGGCCCGCCAGCGCCGTCTGGACGCCTTCCGCGCCGCGCAGGGGCAGGGTCTGGAGGACTTCGCCCTCTGGTGCGCCCTCACCGAGCGCTACGAGGGCAAGGAGTGGCCCGAGGGCCTGGACGACCTCTCCTCGCCCGCCCTCTACAAGGCACGCGTCGAGCTCGCCGACCGGATCGACTACTACGTGTGGCTCCAGTGGGTGGCCGACACCCAGCTCGCCGACGCCCAGCGCACGGCCACCGAGGCGGGGATGGCGTTCGGCGTCATGCACGACCTCGCCGTCGGCGTGCACCCGGGCGGGGCCGACGCGTGGACGATGAAGGACGTCCTCGCGCGCGGCATCGGCGTCGGTGCGCCGCCGGACATGTACAACCAGCAGGGGCAGAACTGGTCCCAGCCGCCGATGCGTCCCGACGCGCTCGCCCGCACGGGCTACGCCGCGTTCCGCGACATGCTGCGCACGGTCCTGCGGCACGCCGGGGCGATCCGCGTCGACCACATCCTCGGCCTGTTCCGGCTGTGGTGGATCCCGGACGGCCACGGCGCCGCCGAGGGCACCTACGTCCGCTACGACCACGAGGCGATGGTCGGCGTCCTGCTCCTGGAGGCGCAGCGCGTCGGCGCCGTCGTCATCGGTGAGGACCTCGGCACCGTCGAGCCGTGGGTGCGCGACTACCTCGCCGAGCGCGGCGTGCTCGGCACCTCGGTCCTGTGGTTCGAGAAGACCGACGACGGCGGGCCGCTGCGGCCCGAGCACTACCGCGAGCTCGTGCTCGCCACCGTCAACACCCACGACCTGCCGCCGACGGCGGGCTACCTCGCCGAGGAGCACGTCGACCTGCGCGAGCGCCTGGGTCTGCTCACCGAGCCGGTGCCGGTCGTCCGCGCCGAGGCGCGGCGTGAGCGCGACCGGATGGTCGCCCGGCTGCGTGAGTACGGGCTGCTGCCCGAGAAGCCGACCGAGCGCCAGCTCGTCGAGGCGCTGCACGCCTACGTCACCCGTACCCCCTCGCGCATGGTCGGCGTCGCGCTCGTCGACGCGGTGGGGGAGCGGCGCGCCCAGAACCAGCCCGGGACCGACGAGGAGTACCCGAACTGGAAGCTGCCGCTGGCCGACGGATCGGAGCACGTCGTCCTCGTCGAGGACCTCGCCGAGAACGCCCGTCTGCGCTCCCTGCTCGACGTCGTCCGCGAGGAGATCGCGCGCGACTGACGCTCGCGCTCTAAGGGCCCGGCACCACTCGGTGCCGGGCCCTTCGCGTGCGTGGCCGCCGGTGCCGGAGCGGGCGTGGGTGCCGCCGTGGCCTGGGGTGCGTGCGGGCGTCGTCGGCGTGGGTGGTGCCGTCGTGCCCGGCGCGAGTTCCGGCGCCGTCGTGGGCGCCGCCCGTGCAGGTGCCGGGGCTTCTCGTGGGTGCCTGACCCGGTCCGGCGGCGTCGGCGTTGTCCCGGGCACGCGAAAGGGCCCGGCACCTCGCGGTGCCGGGCCCTTCGTGGTGCGCGTGGCTAGCTGTTGCTGCTCGGCTCGGCGCCGGCGGCCCCAGGCTCGGCGTCGCGCTTGCCGGTCGAGACGGCGGCGGCCTCCTGGGCCTCGTCGAAGACCGACGGCGTCGCGGCGCCGTCCTCGCCGTCGTCCTCACGCCCCGGGGTGCGGAGGTTGAACTTGGTGATGGCGAAGCGGAACAGGACGTAGTAGATCGCGCCGTAGATGAGGCCGAAGACGAGGATCATCAGCGGCCCGGTCGCGATGTTGAAGTTGAGCGCGTAGTCGAAGAAGCCGGCCGAGAAGGAGAACCCGCTGCGGTACTCCAGCGCGTTCATCAGCGCCAGCGAGCTACCGGTGAGCAGCGCGTGCACGACGTACAGCGGGAAGGCGACGTAGGCGAACGCGAACTCGAGGGGCTCGGTGATACCGGTGAGGAAGGCGGTGAGAGCAACCGAGAGCATGATGCCGCCGGTGATCTTGCGGCGCGACGGCTTGGCGGTGTGCCAGATCGCCAGGGCGGCGGCCGGCAGGGCGAACATCATGATCGGGAAGAAGCCGGTCATGAAGACACCAGCGGTCGGGTCGCCCGCGAAGAAGCGGGCGATGTCGCCGTGGACGA
Above is a genomic segment from Georgenia wutianyii containing:
- the malQ gene encoding 4-alpha-glucanotransferase yields the protein MNTATPTAPDLPSGDLQRLAAAYGVATDFWDFTGHHRTVSATTIRAVLAALGVVVDSEDDVATALSDVELAPWRSVLPPSLVLRQSRDHELAVHVPDGTPVTVHVALEDGQRRDLEQLPVWVEPRDVDGVRTGRATFRIPAGLPLGWHEVVAVVGEEELARCTLAVSPDALTPPAGLPERTWGVMAQLYSVRSRASWGVGDLADLAELGSFFGDQGADFLLINPLHAAEPVGPMTPSPYLPVTRRFVNPLYIRPEDIRECAYLPGPQRALVEWAAEEVRGSVSDPSPIDRDAAWAAKRQALEVIYAAGRSPARQRRLDAFRAAQGQGLEDFALWCALTERYEGKEWPEGLDDLSSPALYKARVELADRIDYYVWLQWVADTQLADAQRTATEAGMAFGVMHDLAVGVHPGGADAWTMKDVLARGIGVGAPPDMYNQQGQNWSQPPMRPDALARTGYAAFRDMLRTVLRHAGAIRVDHILGLFRLWWIPDGHGAAEGTYVRYDHEAMVGVLLLEAQRVGAVVIGEDLGTVEPWVRDYLAERGVLGTSVLWFEKTDDGGPLRPEHYRELVLATVNTHDLPPTAGYLAEEHVDLRERLGLLTEPVPVVRAEARRERDRMVARLREYGLLPEKPTERQLVEALHAYVTRTPSRMVGVALVDAVGERRAQNQPGTDEEYPNWKLPLADGSEHVVLVEDLAENARLRSLLDVVREEIARD